One genomic region from Gemmobacter aquarius encodes:
- a CDS encoding trimethylamine methyltransferase family protein: MSEAIETDGLGEACEPSRSRRAGGRANRVALRSAPLAENLRPVRGGMSGGQYRPLTDAGMAKIHESALEALEVIGLSQAPPSGVEIMTAAGAIQGDDGRLRFPRALVEDMLAVAARGITLHGREDRHDLHLTGTNVHFGTAGAAVHIVDPVTLDYRESTAQDLYDAARLVDNLDNIHFYQRTMVCRDVVDNRDMDLNTLYGCLAGTTKHVGTSISDPSHVDAIFDMLYMVAGGEDKWRERPFVSNSNCFVVPPMKFAEESCITMEACIRRGMPMLLLSAGQAGATSPAPIALTIVQAMAECLAGVVYANAITKGAPCIFGTWPFVSDLRTGAMSGGSAEQALLTAGCAQMHRFYDLPGGAASGISDSKLPDMQAGWEQGITNALAGLSGLNMCYEAVGMHASLLGFCLESLVLGDDLLGQAMRLVRGIDVTPDSTSIEAMKQVCLGGPGHYLGSEQTLSLMQTEYIYPVCGNRMSPKEWNEAGKPLLLDTAIARKNAILAKAGCRVEPEIDAAIRAKYKIHFR; this comes from the coding sequence ATGAGCGAAGCGATCGAGACGGACGGATTGGGCGAGGCTTGCGAACCCTCGCGGTCGCGGCGTGCGGGGGGGCGGGCCAATCGCGTGGCTTTGCGGTCTGCGCCCTTGGCTGAAAACCTGCGTCCCGTGCGCGGCGGCATGTCGGGGGGGCAGTACCGCCCGCTGACGGATGCCGGCATGGCGAAAATTCACGAGAGTGCTTTGGAGGCGCTGGAGGTGATCGGGCTGAGCCAGGCCCCGCCATCGGGGGTCGAGATCATGACCGCTGCGGGGGCGATACAGGGCGATGACGGGCGGCTGCGCTTTCCGCGGGCGCTGGTCGAGGATATGCTGGCCGTGGCCGCGCGCGGGATCACGCTGCACGGACGCGAGGACCGCCATGATCTGCACCTGACCGGCACCAACGTGCACTTCGGCACGGCGGGGGCGGCGGTGCATATCGTCGATCCGGTGACGTTGGACTATCGCGAGTCGACGGCGCAGGACCTGTATGATGCGGCGCGGCTGGTCGACAACCTCGACAACATCCACTTTTACCAGCGCACCATGGTGTGCCGCGATGTGGTCGACAACCGCGACATGGACCTGAACACGCTTTACGGCTGTCTGGCGGGGACCACGAAACACGTGGGCACCAGCATCAGCGACCCGAGCCATGTGGATGCGATCTTCGACATGCTCTACATGGTGGCGGGCGGCGAGGACAAATGGCGCGAGCGGCCCTTTGTCAGCAATTCCAACTGCTTTGTCGTCCCGCCGATGAAGTTCGCGGAAGAAAGCTGCATCACGATGGAGGCCTGCATCCGGCGCGGGATGCCGATGCTGCTGCTGAGCGCGGGACAGGCGGGGGCGACCAGCCCTGCGCCGATCGCGCTGACCATCGTGCAGGCAATGGCGGAATGTCTGGCGGGGGTGGTCTATGCCAATGCCATCACCAAGGGTGCGCCTTGCATATTCGGCACATGGCCCTTTGTATCGGACCTGCGGACAGGCGCCATGTCGGGCGGCAGTGCCGAGCAGGCGCTGCTGACGGCGGGCTGCGCGCAGATGCACCGGTTCTACGACCTGCCGGGCGGGGCGGCTTCGGGCATTTCCGACAGCAAGCTGCCCGATATGCAGGCCGGATGGGAGCAGGGCATCACCAACGCGCTGGCGGGCCTGTCGGGGTTGAACATGTGCTACGAAGCGGTGGGGATGCATGCCTCGCTTCTGGGGTTCTGTCTTGAATCGCTTGTGCTGGGCGATGACCTGCTGGGTCAGGCGATGCGTCTGGTGCGGGGGATCGACGTGACGCCCGACAGCACCAGCATCGAGGCGATGAAGCAGGTTTGCCTTGGCGGGCCGGGCCATTACCTCGGGTCGGAGCAGACCCTGTCGCTGATGCAGACCGAATATATCTATCCGGTCTGCGGCAACCGCATGAGCCCGAAGGAATGGAACGAGGCCGGAAAGCCGCTGTTGCTCGACACTGCGATCGCGCGCAAGAATGCGATTCTGGCCAAGGCCGGGTGCCGCGTCGAGCCTGAGATCGATGCCGCGATCCGCGCCAAGTATAAAATCCATTTCCGGTGA
- a CDS encoding GcvT family protein — METGVVQVPERARAVIIGGGVSGCSVAYHLAKAGWTDIVLLERKQLTSGTTWHAAGLIGQLRGSANMTRLAKYSADLYVKLEAETGVATGMKQVGSISVALTGERHEELLRQATVARIFDVDVHEISPAEVKARYPHLNVSDVVGAVALPLDGQCDPANIAMALAKGARMRGAKIFEGVKVTRVTEAASGTGRRVTGVDYVTEAGPGHIAADVVINCGGMWGRDLAAQNGVTLPLHACEHFYLVTEPVAGLDPNLPVLRVPDECAYYKQDAGKMMLGAFEPKAKPWGMGGIREEFCFDTLPEDFDHFQPILEHAMNRMPLFQSAGIHTFFNGPESFTPDDRYYLGEAPEVGGYWVAAGYNSVGIAGSGGAGMALAHWITEGEAPFDLWEVDIRRAQPFQKNRAYLKERVTETLGLLYADHFPYRQVVTSRGVRRTPLHEHLMARGAVFGEVAGWERANWFADAGQERQYRYSWKRQNWFGNQRAEHLAVRNGVGLFDMSSFGKIRVEGRDACAFLNRVCANQIDVGVGRIVYTQMLNRNGGIESDLTVTRLSETAFLLVVPGATLQRDLAWLRRHLGEDFAVITDMTAAEAVLCLMGPKARDVLAGCSPNDFSNAGHPFGSAREIEVGMGLARAHRVTYVGELGWELYVSADQAAHVFEAVEAAGADHGLKLCGIHTLDSCRIEKAYRHFGHDITDEDHVLEAGLGFAVKTGKGDFIGRDAVLAKAEAGLERRMVQFLLKDPEPLMFHNEAVVRDGKIVGPVTSGNYGHFLGGAVGLGYVPCRGETEADVLASRYEIEIAGVRHEAVASLAPLHDPKSERVKM, encoded by the coding sequence ATGGAGACGGGCGTGGTTCAGGTTCCAGAGCGGGCGCGGGCGGTCATCATCGGGGGCGGGGTGTCGGGGTGCTCGGTCGCCTATCATCTTGCCAAGGCGGGATGGACGGACATCGTGCTGCTCGAGCGCAAGCAGTTGACCAGCGGCACGACATGGCATGCGGCGGGGCTGATCGGGCAGTTGCGCGGGTCGGCCAACATGACGCGGCTGGCGAAGTATTCGGCCGATCTGTATGTGAAGCTCGAGGCCGAGACGGGCGTGGCCACGGGGATGAAGCAGGTGGGCAGCATCTCGGTCGCGCTGACGGGCGAACGGCACGAGGAATTGCTGCGGCAGGCAACGGTGGCGCGGATCTTCGATGTGGATGTACACGAGATTTCGCCAGCCGAGGTGAAGGCGCGCTATCCGCATCTGAACGTGTCGGATGTGGTGGGCGCGGTGGCGCTGCCGCTTGACGGGCAATGCGACCCTGCCAACATCGCCATGGCGCTGGCAAAGGGCGCGCGGATGCGCGGGGCCAAGATTTTCGAGGGCGTCAAGGTCACGCGGGTGACCGAGGCCGCTTCGGGAACGGGGCGGCGGGTGACGGGGGTGGATTACGTCACCGAGGCCGGGCCGGGCCATATCGCCGCCGATGTGGTGATCAACTGCGGCGGCATGTGGGGGCGTGACCTCGCGGCGCAGAATGGCGTGACGCTGCCGCTGCATGCTTGCGAGCATTTTTATCTGGTGACCGAACCTGTCGCGGGGCTGGACCCCAACCTTCCGGTCCTGCGGGTGCCCGACGAATGCGCCTATTACAAGCAGGATGCGGGCAAGATGATGCTGGGGGCATTCGAGCCAAAGGCCAAGCCATGGGGCATGGGCGGCATCCGCGAGGAATTCTGCTTCGATACGCTGCCCGAGGATTTCGACCATTTCCAGCCGATCCTAGAACACGCGATGAACCGGATGCCGCTGTTTCAGTCGGCGGGCATCCATACCTTCTTCAACGGTCCCGAGAGTTTCACCCCCGACGACCGCTACTATCTGGGCGAGGCGCCGGAAGTGGGCGGCTATTGGGTGGCGGCCGGCTATAACTCGGTCGGGATCGCGGGGTCGGGCGGGGCGGGGATGGCGCTGGCGCATTGGATTACCGAAGGCGAGGCGCCGTTCGATCTGTGGGAGGTGGATATCCGCCGCGCCCAGCCGTTCCAGAAGAACCGCGCCTATCTGAAAGAGCGGGTAACCGAGACGCTGGGGCTGCTTTACGCCGACCATTTCCCCTATCGGCAGGTGGTGACCAGCCGCGGAGTGCGGCGCACGCCGCTGCACGAACACCTCATGGCGCGCGGCGCTGTGTTCGGCGAGGTGGCTGGATGGGAGCGGGCGAACTGGTTTGCCGATGCGGGGCAGGAACGGCAATACCGCTATAGCTGGAAGCGGCAGAACTGGTTCGGCAACCAGCGGGCCGAGCATCTGGCGGTCAGAAACGGGGTCGGGCTGTTCGACATGTCGTCATTCGGCAAGATACGGGTCGAGGGGCGGGATGCCTGCGCGTTTCTGAACCGCGTTTGCGCCAACCAGATCGACGTCGGTGTCGGGCGGATCGTCTATACCCAGATGCTTAACCGCAACGGCGGGATCGAGAGCGATCTGACCGTGACGCGGCTTTCCGAAACCGCCTTTTTGCTGGTCGTGCCGGGGGCTACACTCCAGCGCGATCTGGCGTGGCTGCGGCGGCATCTGGGTGAGGATTTTGCCGTGATCACCGATATGACGGCGGCGGAAGCCGTGCTGTGCCTGATGGGGCCGAAGGCGCGGGATGTGCTGGCGGGCTGTTCGCCGAACGATTTCTCGAACGCGGGCCACCCCTTTGGCAGCGCGCGCGAGATCGAGGTGGGCATGGGGCTGGCGCGGGCGCATCGGGTGACTTACGTGGGCGAGCTGGGATGGGAGCTTTACGTTTCCGCTGATCAGGCCGCGCATGTGTTCGAGGCGGTCGAGGCGGCGGGGGCGGATCACGGGCTGAAGCTGTGTGGCATCCACACGCTGGACAGTTGCCGGATCGAAAAGGCCTATCGCCATTTCGGCCATGACATCACCGACGAAGACCATGTGCTGGAAGCGGGGCTTGGCTTTGCGGTCAAGACCGGCAAGGGCGATTTCATCGGGCGCGATGCGGTGCTGGCAAAGGCCGAGGCGGGGCTGGAGCGGCGGATGGTGCAGTTCTTGTTGAAAGACCCCGAACCGCTGATGTTCCATAACGAGGCCGTGGTCCGCGATGGCAAGATCGTGGGTCCGGTGACCAGCGGGAATTATGGCCATTTCCTCGGGGGCGCGGTGGGGCTGGGCTATGTGCCCTGCCGTGGCGAGACCGAGGCCGATGTGCTGGCCAGCCGCTACGAGATCGAGATTGCAGGCGTGCGGCACGAGGCGGTGGCCTCGCTTGCGCCGCTGCATGATCCGAAATCGGAACGGGTGAAGATGTGA
- a CDS encoding LysR family transcriptional regulator, translating to MQIDQLDTFLDLCETRSFNRSAERLGVTQSTVSARVTALEAALGVKLFTRSRAGTDLTTEGTRFESHARTLRHEWHQARRRIQVPDRAAHLVRLGIQNDLAAQHIGEWMADFRRALPDTAFYIEPDYSNQMCADVLTGTLDFAVMYAPKPHPDLHFETLGEVTYRMVSSDTDRRAGVNPETFIFAHFSPAFEAMHRDLTPELAGSPISVGQSATVASLLAAMGGAGYVLERTAAQMIATTRFSEVTDAPVLRQPVYAAIHLRQRTSPMHRRLHRIVERRLSGR from the coding sequence ATGCAGATCGACCAGCTCGACACCTTTCTCGACCTTTGCGAAACCCGCAGCTTCAACCGCAGCGCAGAACGGCTGGGGGTCACGCAATCCACCGTCTCGGCCCGCGTGACGGCCCTGGAAGCGGCGCTCGGCGTAAAGCTCTTTACACGCTCGCGCGCGGGAACCGACCTGACCACCGAAGGCACGCGGTTCGAATCCCACGCCCGAACCCTGCGCCACGAATGGCATCAGGCGCGGCGGCGGATTCAGGTGCCCGACCGCGCGGCACATCTGGTGCGGCTCGGCATCCAGAACGACCTTGCCGCCCAGCATATCGGCGAATGGATGGCCGATTTCCGCCGCGCCCTGCCCGACACGGCGTTCTACATCGAACCCGATTATTCCAACCAGATGTGCGCCGATGTGCTGACCGGCACGCTCGACTTTGCCGTGATGTATGCGCCCAAGCCCCACCCCGACCTGCATTTCGAAACTTTGGGCGAGGTGACCTATCGCATGGTCAGTTCCGACACCGACCGCCGCGCCGGGGTGAACCCCGAAACCTTCATCTTCGCCCATTTCTCTCCCGCCTTCGAGGCGATGCACCGCGACCTCACGCCCGAACTCGCAGGCAGCCCGATCTCGGTCGGCCAAAGCGCCACCGTCGCCTCGCTTCTGGCTGCGATGGGCGGGGCGGGCTATGTGCTGGAACGCACGGCGGCACAGATGATCGCCACCACCCGTTTCAGCGAAGTGACCGATGCGCCGGTGCTGCGCCAGCCGGTCTATGCCGCCATTCACC